The following are encoded in a window of Ruminiclostridium herbifermentans genomic DNA:
- a CDS encoding glutamate synthase produces MRITVGNTYYTEINEQIRNTADTDIILDEVYGQRYIGCGVGGKKITVNGTPGNALGAYMNGANIIVNGNAQDATGDTMNDGSIIIHGNCGDTTGYGMRGGKILVKGNAGYRVGIHIKEYRDQKPVVVVGGKTGDFLGEYQAGGIIIVLGIGVDGVPVGNFCGTGMHGGVIYLRCDEVPDGLPPQVSVETATEADKKTIEDHIAEFCDNFGYEKAELIKSNFIKLTANTKNPYKQLYTHN; encoded by the coding sequence ATGAGAATAACTGTTGGAAACACATACTATACTGAAATAAATGAGCAGATTAGGAATACTGCTGATACTGATATAATTTTAGATGAAGTTTATGGTCAAAGATATATAGGGTGCGGTGTTGGTGGCAAAAAAATAACAGTTAACGGAACTCCTGGAAATGCTTTAGGAGCATATATGAATGGTGCAAATATCATAGTGAACGGAAATGCTCAGGATGCTACTGGAGACACTATGAACGATGGTTCAATTATTATTCACGGTAATTGTGGTGATACTACTGGATACGGTATGAGAGGCGGAAAAATACTTGTTAAAGGTAATGCAGGTTACCGAGTTGGAATACACATAAAAGAATATAGAGATCAAAAACCAGTAGTTGTAGTTGGAGGTAAGACTGGCGATTTCCTTGGGGAGTATCAAGCGGGTGGCATAATAATTGTGCTTGGTATTGGAGTTGATGGAGTTCCTGTTGGGAACTTCTGCGGAACAGGTATGCACGGAGGGGTTATTTACTTAAGATGTGATGAGGTTCCAGATGGATTACCACCTCAGGTTAGTGTTGAAACTGCTACAGAAGCAGATAAAAAGACCATTGAAGACCATATTGCAGAATTTTGTGATAATTTTGGATACGAAAAGGCTGAATTAATAAAAAGTAATTTTATTAAACTAACTGCCAATACCAAAAATCCATATAAGCAATTGTATACACATAACTAA
- the glnA gene encoding type I glutamate--ammonia ligase: protein MASKNDILKFIEQNDVKFVRLQFTDILGRLKNIAITERQVERALEEGIIFDASAIAGFSEVESSDMLLLPDINTFTIIPWRPQHGKVARFICDIKNYDGTQFIGDPRYVLKKSVEKAEKLGYTFNVGPECEFFLFHTDSEGRPTAKTHDYASYCDLAPMDLGENCRREICMVLEEMGFEIEALHHENAAGQHEIDFKYSDVLTAADRIMTFRMVVKTIAQRNGLHATFMPKPIFNAFGSGMHINMSLSKEGKNLFNAGNGSMDISDVAKMFGAGILNHINGITAVANPLVNSYKRFVPGFEAPVHIAWSHMNRSPLLRVPAPKGEATRLELRSPDSSCNPYLTLALVLEAGLDGLQKEMQIPLPVDINTYSLTAEKEKELGIQRLPSNLLLAIEEMKKDPYIKEVLGEHIYSKYIAAKEAEWAAYNNYVHQWEIDNYLTAF from the coding sequence ATGGCTTCGAAAAATGATATTTTGAAATTTATTGAACAAAATGATGTAAAATTTGTAAGATTACAATTTACAGATATTTTGGGCAGATTAAAAAATATTGCAATAACTGAACGTCAGGTTGAGCGAGCTCTTGAGGAAGGAATTATCTTTGATGCATCTGCAATAGCTGGATTTTCTGAAGTTGAATCATCGGATATGCTTCTGCTTCCAGATATTAATACATTTACAATTATTCCATGGAGACCTCAGCATGGAAAAGTTGCAAGATTTATTTGTGATATAAAAAACTATGATGGAACTCAATTTATAGGTGACCCTAGATATGTTTTGAAAAAATCTGTGGAAAAGGCTGAAAAACTTGGATATACATTTAATGTAGGTCCTGAGTGTGAATTTTTCTTGTTTCATACTGATTCAGAGGGAAGACCTACCGCGAAAACTCATGATTATGCAAGCTATTGTGATCTTGCACCTATGGATTTAGGTGAAAATTGCAGAAGAGAAATATGTATGGTGCTTGAAGAAATGGGCTTTGAAATTGAGGCATTGCACCATGAGAATGCTGCTGGTCAGCATGAAATTGATTTTAAATATAGTGATGTTCTTACTGCGGCAGATAGAATAATGACCTTTAGAATGGTAGTAAAAACTATTGCTCAAAGGAATGGATTGCACGCAACATTTATGCCAAAACCAATTTTCAATGCCTTTGGATCAGGAATGCACATCAATATGTCCCTTTCAAAAGAAGGAAAAAATTTATTTAATGCTGGTAATGGCAGTATGGATATTTCTGATGTGGCAAAAATGTTTGGCGCAGGAATTCTCAACCATATAAATGGTATTACTGCTGTTGCTAATCCTTTAGTAAATTCTTACAAGAGATTTGTTCCTGGATTTGAAGCTCCTGTTCACATTGCTTGGTCACACATGAATAGAAGTCCATTGCTAAGAGTGCCTGCACCTAAGGGTGAGGCCACAAGGCTTGAGCTACGGAGTCCAGATTCTTCATGTAATCCATATCTTACATTAGCACTTGTATTAGAGGCTGGCTTAGATGGTTTACAAAAGGAGATGCAAATACCTTTGCCTGTTGATATAAATACCTATAGTCTTACAGCTGAAAAAGAAAAAGAACTTGGTATTCAGAGATTACCTTCCAATCTTTTATTGGCAATAGAAGAAATGAAAAAGGACCCATATATTAAAGAAGTATTAGGAGAACATATTTATAGCAAATATATTGCGGCAAAAGAAGCAGAATGGGCTGCGTATAATAATTATGTTCATCAATGGGAAATAGACAATTATCTTACTGCATTTTAA
- a CDS encoding ANTAR domain-containing response regulator: protein MDARGVFIVCSKPEMIKELRALMLKQGCSSVEYALSANEARRKLDFFEPGLILVNAPLQDELGIQLIIDIADKTDAGIIVLSRHEHLTEMQYSLEKVGALVLPKPISRTILIQTARFASQSRKSIKGLKLQNDDLEKRIQDRKIIEKAKWILVDKMNMSEPQAHRYIQKRAMDLRVPQIKVAEDILNNF from the coding sequence GTGGATGCTAGGGGGGTTTTTATAGTATGCAGTAAGCCAGAAATGATAAAAGAGCTAAGGGCATTAATGTTGAAGCAGGGTTGCTCATCTGTTGAGTATGCATTATCTGCAAATGAGGCAAGGCGTAAGCTTGACTTTTTTGAACCTGGGCTTATACTGGTAAATGCACCATTGCAGGACGAATTAGGCATTCAACTGATTATAGATATAGCTGATAAAACTGATGCTGGTATAATAGTTCTTTCTAGGCATGAGCATTTGACAGAAATGCAGTATAGTCTTGAAAAGGTAGGTGCATTAGTGCTTCCAAAGCCTATTAGCAGAACTATATTAATTCAGACAGCTAGATTTGCATCTCAGTCAAGAAAATCTATAAAAGGTTTAAAACTTCAAAATGATGATTTAGAAAAGCGCATACAAGATAGAAAAATTATTGAGAAAGCAAAATGGATTCTCGTTGATAAGATGAATATGTCCGAACCGCAAGCACATAGATATATACAAAAGAGAGCAATGGATTTACGAGTACCTCAAATAAAGGTAGCTGAGGATATACTTAATAACTTTTAG